TATGTTGGGTTTTCTTATACTGTGCAGAATTTTACAATGTAATATCCTGATAACGTCtacacaaatcaaatatgctTCACTGCAATGACATGtaatacagtacaatattctaatcaactgtatagctttatatggaacacacaacgaacctttaccaggtttcCCCTGCTTATTTCTATCCAGCTTGTTGTGAGTCTCCAGTTCACTTCCCTCTGAGTAACTGGGTAGCCGAGGACGGATTGACCATATCCGcatgtcctcctgctgctgactggtgtctcctccggtttcagattcttctcctgaactggatgttgagaTAGAAGGGTATCTGTGGTGTTGGAGAGACAGTTTTTAAGGTCATTcacactgaagagtttcagcaaaaacatttaGAGATGATCAATAGTCTAACATTGATGGAGGACGACAAGAGTCTAGTTCAAAATTGAATTTTCTTCCATGGCATTGACTTACTTTGGTTGGGCTGTGGACGTCTTGTCTGGTTCTGCCGGCTGATTCAGGAGTTTACTAACTGGTTCTgcaggctttacctggatgacTTTACAGGGCAGCCTGAACTGAGATCTTgctggcatctctgaacacataaagtgaccattttaacacaatcatcaatagttcatcacaatgatttgcatgtttaaattaggttgggaggtggacagtgagtgacctttaccagGGTTCcccttcttatttccagtcagcttgTTGTCAGTCTGCATTTCATTTCTCTCTGACTGGGTAGCTGAGGACGACGGGACAATATCCGCATGTCCTCACTGGGTCTGTGGGATGTGTCACACTCCTGCTTTTGTGACTGGGATTTTAGTATTTTAGTCTCCTCCTGTTCACAGGACGTTTCTTCACTTGAGGAGTCATCAACAAACCTGAGGAGTTGCCAAATTAAATCAGTTAAACTCAAAGCCATGCAAAGCTGCTCATGAAGGTGTGATTAtttaaagaaagaggagaaatataTTTTGATCTCCTTaatcacattcatcacactATCAAATTTTCCTTACATCGTGGAGCTCTGGGTTGGAGTGGGCATGGAGACCTTCCCCTGTGAAATGACAGATCATTTTATTGTTTGCATGAAGTTGTACCTCAATCCAAAGTGTTAAGGTGAGAGAGTCAGGGAACCGTCACTCTTAGGCTGagacaataatttaaaaaaaataataaaaaaaactcgCCGAGCTCAAACGAATTTAAGTCTAGAATTtccctgtttgtgtttttcaccataCATCCATGGTGAATATGCTCATTAACGTGCACTGCACATTCTGGGGGATTGTATgttatttcacttcctctctcaacctAATTATGCAGCCTGTGTCAGAGTGACAGCCGGTGTGAAGCTGACGTCCTTACCGTCTGCTTCCGGCTTTTATTCTGCTCCCTGTGGtcctgtttctgcacacacacccacatacagtacatgcacacacacacccagagacaTTGGAACAGAGTCTGCTTAAGAGATCACAAACTAGGATCCGTTTAAATCAGGCTCattttgagcagaaggtttaagAATATCTCTACATAAAGACCAGGTGAACATCTGAACCATTATTAGATCATCTGTAGGGACTGATTGAGTGTCATTGTTCACCTTATTCACATCCTTCAGGGTGCTGTTCTCCGACTCCAGAGTgaggttctcctgctgcagcttcaggatctgtgcctggagcatcgtggtttCCTTGCCGGAGTTCTTCCTTTCCGTTTTGCAATTCcactttctcctgctgcagcctcacgatctctgcctggagcatcATGGTTTCCTGccggagttcctcctttccattttggaactccactttctcctcctccagattcaGGATCACTGCCTGGAACATCATGTTTTCCTGCTCGcgttcctccttttcattttgcaactcctgctgcagcctcccgctcTTTGTCTGCGCTTCAAGCTTCTcgtgctgcagacggaggttctCCGCCTTCAGCCTCAGGTTCTCGGCCCCCACCTGCATCGctgacttctccagcttcagtttcTCCTTCTCGTAGTGCAGCTCcatcttttcctgctgctcctggttggCAAAGGAGACGATGACATTTTGTTTTTCACCACATGgatttacagaaatggttttgtctggacatctgcccaaacatttcagtcacatcacaaACCCAACAGCAGTGTGGTTCTTCTACCTTTGCTGCTTGGGTTAGCTGCATCCTCAGACTGCTgatctccagtttcagactctcGATCTCAGAATTCTTCTGACCAATCTTAACCATTACTGAAAAGATGTAAAAACCAAGGTTTTTAGAGTCCACACCAGTGAAACATGAATGCGACGTGTGAAGTATTTACAGTTCTTGCACTGCTCCGGATGACGCCGCAGCATATGTTTCTGGAGGAAGAAGGCATTCAGGTACTTCTTCTCACAGTGTTGACACTGAAAGTAAAGACAACACAgccaatatttaacttttttttttagaaaaccaGACCTTTTGACAGATTTTTGTTAAAATAATGGTTTTAATATTCCTCAGGAGCGAGGCTTTAACATCTGAATGCTACCTGGATGCCGTTGTTGATGTTTGCTGCAAACAGAGATTGTTGCTTTTGAATAATAGTTCTCCTGGTCTTCAGCTCAGAGACCatccccttcatcttctcctcctacTCCTTATTCTTGTCCTTAAGCTTTTGGCACTCTTCCTCACTGGATTTCAGCttatcctctgtgttttgcaagCCAGAAATGAGTTTTTTCCTGACAATGATGCAGCCACTCCAGTGACAACTGGACAGTGACAGTAAAAGCTAGAATATCAGGACAAATGTGGACCGAAACAATGTTGAATCGTAATTTCACCACTGCAGACTTTGAGTACTCGTTTCCTTcaaattaaaacatattttGCGGAAAACGAAATTCAATTAATCCAATGTTgattttctaaattattctATCAATAGTGGTTTAGTTTCCGACTGCTTCACATGAGCGGTAAAGTCTGCAATGTTGCAGTTTAGGATTCAAATCGGCTGTTTAGTTTTtgaatttgtttaaaaatgttttccaccGCTTCTGATTTGAAGGTTGAGACAGGAACCGAACAGAGAAGTTAAATTTTGGTCGTGAtgttctctccagcagcaggtggattaCGCGACAGCTAGAGAACGCTTAGGAAGAAGCTGActgctcaaacaggaaatcaCTACAAGGACGGTTGCTGttactttcaaaataaacctaTTAGTCATAATAAAGAATTGCTCTCGAGTCTAAATTCATGACAGAATTTGCAACTGGGCGTAAAGTTAATATTAAAACAGCCTGGGTTGTCGAGCTACGACAACGGGTATGCTGTGATGTCGCCATAGTTGGTCAcaatggttttatttttaaatattttaccgGAAGCACATTTTTTAAACACGACAGGCTTAACGGTCGCGTTCATGACGCGCAGCTGAGCTGGTGGGGAGCGGAGAGGTGGACAGGAGTGCGCGAAAGGCTTCACTGGCCTCGGTGTTTAACAAGTGAAGGATGGGCTTCACGGTACCGCCGCCATGGCAAGATCCACCAAGCGAACCGCCGAGGATGGAGACCCACGAATAACCGTTCCCACGGACCGCGTCGAGTCGCGGGACCTGTCCGAGCCCCGGGAActgtctgtggaggaggtgctgaagtCCTATGAGCAGCGCATCAACGAGGAGCAGGCATGGGCGGTGTGCTACCAGTGCTGCAGCGGGTTCCGGGTGCCCCGCCCGCCAACGGCAGGAGTCAGCCCGGTAAAGGGTCCATCTTCCATCCTCCTGCACCGGGACGGAACCGTGGCCCTGCGGACGCGCAACAACGGTAGGGCTAACCGTCCCCTGGAGAACCAGCCTCATTTTGGGGCAGCTCTCACACAAACATTACGCATGAAAAGTACTTTCAAACAATGTTATGAAAAGTAAGGTTGTGTTTACAGTTTGGGGTATTTGGGTGTCCGTCAAAGCCCAAATCACCGAGCAACAATTTCCTTCCATGCGCGTCTTCTTCAGGGCATGTGCGTTAAAAATACAGAgaagaataaaataacaaatcaaCCCCccagaaaaggcagaaatctaATAGCAGGCACCAGCATATTGCGCTGGTTATTTGTAATATCCTTCATTTCCCCCCATAAATAAGGTCGTTTCAATAAAGTAACTGGAGTTTATCGGGATTTAACGCAGACGGGGACAATATAGCGGGCTTTTTGTCGCGTTCCTGATGTCAGGAGCAATGCTCCTATGCCGGTAAATGACTAATTATTCATAGTTCACAGATCCAGCCCAGCTTTTCCCTCTTGCGAACTGTTTTGCAGACTTCAAAGAGTCAAACCTCGGAAGATTCTCCTGCATTCTTCTGGTTGCTTCCCATCAGGAATTTAGCCCGCACCAGATAATATTCATGAGTTGTGCAGATGAGTATTGACAACTTCTAGACTAAAGGTGTCATTTGCTCTGCACATTTTCCCATCTCAATCTGTTAATAAGTTTCAGTTCCcctgaaaatatgaaaacagaacaaaatctTCTCCAAAATCCTTGCTAAGTAGAGGTAGAATAAAAGTTTCATTCAAGTTGCTCATTGTGGCCACAACCAGCGATAAACCAAATGTCTGATTTTTTCCTTTCTCAATATTTATGGTCGTTATTGATGTTGCtgttaacactagaagtcccagcatttttctgtctacgtagaagacccacacagaggccatttggcctgaccacttttcccgaatacactaatcactcattttgttatggtaatgaggctgttagtggcagtgtgtggggtgagggggtcacaccttacagagaatgaggaataaaaacacattcactcagaactgaagaagccttctggatagaaggcgaaatgtcttcaagagaagaaacccagtccagttgacagagaaatctacaatgatacaatgacctggatgattgagaatctacacagacaaaaacacattctattctaaattgtgaacctgtgaatgtcccatgtgaccataacgactcatcgactgcaaccagacaattgtttgatggataaatacctcagtgcacatggactatcgcttcagcagctgttctcagcagcatgcagagcatgattcagacacaggataccaccaaaaagaagccaaacaccatcacactctacaacacaacaaagtgcggcgtcgatgtcatggaccagatggtgcgagggtacactgtccgcgcaggaacacggcgctggccagtagcagtgttctataacatgatagatatggcagcactgaatgcacacgtgctctatcagttatgcaccgggaggcaggagagacgggtggatttcctgctggagcttgcaagagagttggctcaaacccacttgggtaagaaaaaggcccaaaagtgGCCCAAAaattatttcggcaacaaccctccacatcacaactaggaaaaagagccaagtgtcaggctaaaattaaatgtagggacaataatgcaactgtgcgctgtgttgactgctaccgatatacatgtgggaaatgcccaaaggagcaatggcagtgccaggattgtgagtgactgctcaaatgtatttcactcacaatgcatggtttttcattctttgtaaatatgcttgggtttctttttcttttttttactatttttagcacaaaaataacaattacttctgcaacaaccctccacaccaaaactgggaaaaagttgctttttcattctttgtaaatatgttttgtttttttaacaataaatgtcagtgtgttgatcccttccttcctgttgatcctttccactgcatacagctcatagtccagtttaagtctttatggctatgttcactgaggtatttatccatctcacaactaaaacttgctctcaaaagaacctcctgagctgtaaggtatgtcccctcccccacacaggttcatgtggctccggccgtgtgccactaacagccacatttccataacaaaatgagtgtccacaggggggacttggggccaattggccgtcttgtgggttttctaggtaaaaaggccaaatgaccgctctctgggacttctagtgttaatgCATCACTTATGTGAGCAATGACGGTGACGTAGCACCTGCTACGTGCTAGTGCTCTATGAAGGAACAGGCTTTTGAGAtatgagaagctcctgctggacttctgttGTCAGTGATACACGTATTTGGAAAAAATGTGCTTTCTTCATGTGTGTTAACACATCAGGAAAAGATCAGCAGATCTGCCGGGTGGAGCACGAAAAGAGAACGCTTACTGAGGATCACgcggacaccttggccctgctgagcagcacgcaggctGCGCtcaagcaggaaaaacaaagaagtgCCCATCTCCAAAAACAATGCTGCaagaagctggctgatcagAAGCTGAGACACCAAATAGAGCTCAGGAATCAAGAGGAGGGATTCCGGAGGGAGGTCTGTGAAAACATCACCAAACAGATGGTGTCAGACCTCCCACAGTGTGATGTGATCGGAACTGAGACCAGGAGGAAGCCGGAAAagatctcggaggaaaaggagacctccaacaggaaggagatccaactcctgaccgagagaatcgtccagctgcaggtgagctgcctccacctccttctgtgtttctgacttctgacagatgtcacattctttaatctaataaatgatctttgtctttgcagcaagtCCTCcgtgaaaagggaaaaaagaagaaacaaaagacgaAGTTCAGTCTaatgaagttcttctttggaCGAAAAGAGACGAAATAATTCTTATCCTGAGCTCCGACTTGgacattctattatttctactctactgtcctgaaaaacacttgtttgctttaaaaatggtATAAGTATGATTGTATTCattctttctgttttaatcaataaaaatgcaaaataaaggtTGTTATTTGTCACATCACAAAACATCCAAAATATCTGACAGATTAAACCAGAACTCTGCTCCACCTTCATGCAGTTTCTCAAGCACCCACTTGAGGTCGCAGTCGTTATACACTGATTACTGACCGATCTTCGTCCCTGTGATCGATTTAGGGGCAATTTTGTCGAAAGTGATTTGAAATAAATTAAGTTCAAGAAATGACAGTAAAAGTTAGAATATCGGGACAAATATGGACCGAAAAAGTGGCGAATCTTATTACCACCACTGCAGACTTTGAGTATTCATTTTCCTTCAACTTAGAACATATCTTGCTGACAACAAAATTCAATGCATTCAATGTtgattttctaaattattttatCAATAGCGGTTtagtttcctgctgcttcacatgaGTTGCAAAGTCTGTAATGTTGCAGTTTAGGATGCAAATAGGCTGTTTAGTTTTTGAATCTGTTTCAAACGGTTTTCCACAGGTGGATTATGCAACAGCCAGAGGACGTTTCTTCCTCACTGACGGACGATGTGCGACTGTTCAAACAGGAAATTACTACAAGAATGGTTGctgttattttcaaaataaaactactAGTCATTATAAAGAATTGATCTCGAATCGAaattaatgggaaaaaaaatcatcacctGGGCgatattgttttctttatttaaacagcctGGGTTGTCAAGCTGAACAGTGAGTGTGCTGTTTTGTCgccatagtttttttttttaaccgtggttttattttgaaatatttgacCGGAAGCATATTTTTAAACACGCCGGTTCTAACGGCCGCGATAATGACGCGCGGCTGAGCTGGTGGGGAGCGGAGAGGTGGACAGGAGTGCGCGAAAGGCTTCAATGGCCTCGGTGTTTCACAAGTGAAGGATGGGCTTCACGGTACCGCCGCCATGGCAAGATCCACCAAGCGAACCGCCGAGGATGGAGACCCACGAATAACCGTTCCCACGGACCGCGTCGAGTCGCGGGACCTGTCCGAGCCCCGGGAActgtctgtggaggaggtgctgaagtCCTATGAGCAGCGCATCAACGAGGAGCAGGCATGGGCGGTGTGCTACCAGTGCTGCAGCGGGTTCCGGGTGCCCCGCCCGCCAACGGCAGGAGTCAGCCCGGTAAAGGGTCCATCTTCCATCCTCCTGCACCGGGACGGAACCGTggcagttggaaacgttatatttttacagcagttggaaaccTTATAATCCAccagaatggcaacaggacatcgaggagtcaACAAGGTAACACGCTTCAATCAGgattcactcaaacaccaccctggcttgttgccatttatttaattacgtcactgactgttgattattacagtctttgtatttgtattttaatttaaattgacactcagtgacattttgaaagcaatagcGTACGTTTCCATCACTATATTTGATTGACTTAATACTTAGCAATCTCCATAAGAATCATCTCAAAATATAAGTCAATTAAATCCATacatgcattggagcatctcccttgaaatcccattgaagtacagacAACATTGATTTCAGGGGATTTTAAACAAGAGTGCATTtgttgtaaattgtcattgtgcttcttcactcagttgtttGCTAGAGCTCTGAATGACGTGAGGAAATcaagaggagagagctggaagaaTGAAGACAGGCTGAGACCCATGAGCCGGAACATTGGAAGCCGCAGCAGGAGCGGGAGGACAACCATTCACCGCAGAAGGTGTCCCCCGGTCCCAAACATGTACAGGCCAGCTTCCAACGGCCCATGGAGTGGGGAAGGCAAAGAGGCAGAGCCTTCCATTCTTTTAATCAGGAACGGCTGGATTTACAGGAACATCACAGTGATCCGGCGTTGTCCTTCTCTGACATGAAGGGAAGGCTTGAAGAGGCTGACGCAAAGCTTCAAAAAAAGCAATAGCGTACGTTTCCAtcgctataatatatttgatttacttaatactTAGTGATCTCCATAAGAATCATAATAAAATCCAAacatgcattggagcatctccttttatatcccattgaaatacagacgacattgaattcaggggattttaaacaagagtgcatttgttgtaaattgtcattgtgcttcttcactcagttgttttccagagctctggatgatgtgaAAAAATCGAGACGACTGAGCTGCAAGAATGAAGACAGGCTGAgccccgtgtccaagaaggaACCAGAACATTGGAAGCCACAGCAGCTACGGGAGGAGAACCGAGGagaatctctgcaggagtgcaggagctcccaaagaatgcagcgatcagaagagagctggcagcaagagatcAGGCACCTAAAAGAACTTCTTGTAGAAAAAGATCAACAGATCTGCAGGGTCGAGCGCGAAAGGAGAACGCTTGCTGAGGCTCACGCGGACACCTTGGTCCTGAAACACCAGACTGAGCtcaagaagaaagaggaggtctGTGAAAACATCACCAAGACCAAGcagatggtgtccgacctcaCAGTGTTTGGAGAAAGAAGTGATCTGACCTGAGACCCAGAGGAACCATGAAGAGATCTTGCAGGAAAATGAGACCTCCAACATGGAGATTCAACTCCTGACTGAGAGAATCGTCCAGCTGaaggtgagctgcctccacctccttctgtgttTGACTTCTGACAGATGTCACATTCTTgaatctaataaatgatctttgtctttgcagcaagtCCTCcgtgaagagggaaaaaaagaagaaacaaaagatgaaGTTCAGTCTaatgaagttcttctttggacgaaaagagaagaaataattCTTATCCTGAGCTCCGACCTGgacattctattatttctacACTATTGTGCTAAAAAAAACTTATTAGCTTTAAAAAATGGTGTAGGTGTGATTGTATTACCTCtctgttttaatcaataaaaataaaggttGTAATTCGTCACatcacaaaaaaaccaaaactaaTATCTGGCAGATTAAACCAGAACTATGCTCGACTTGCATACAGTTCTTCAGGCGGCCACTTGATGTCG
The nucleotide sequence above comes from Takifugu rubripes chromosome 9, fTakRub1.2, whole genome shotgun sequence. Encoded proteins:
- the LOC115251073 gene encoding uncharacterized protein; the encoded protein is MARSTKRTAEDGDPRITVPTDRVESRDLSEPRELSVEEVLKSYEQRINEEQAWAVCYQCCSGFRVPRPPTAGVSPVKGPSSILLHRDGTVALRTRNNGKDQQICRVEHEKRTLTEDHADTLALLSSTQAALKQEKQRSAHLQKQCCKKLADQKLRHQIELRNQEEGFRREVCENITKQMVSDLPQCDVIGTETRRKPEKISEEKETSNRKEIQLLTERIVQLQQVLREKGKKKKQKTKFSLMKFFFGRKETK
- the LOC115251074 gene encoding zinc finger protein Dzip1-like; this translates as MKGMVSELKTRRTIIQKQQSLFAANINNGIQCQHCEKKYLNAFFLQKHMLRRHPEQCKNLMVKIGQKNSEIESLKLEISSLRMQLTQAAKEQQEKMELHYEKEKLKLEKSAMQVGAENLRLKAENLRLQHEKLEAQTKSGRLQQELQNEKEEREQENMMFQAVILNLEEEKVEFQNGKEELRQETMMLQAEIVRLQQEKVELQNGKEELRQGNHDAPGTDPEAAAGEPHSGVGEQHPEGCE